A window of Fibrobacter sp. UWH6 contains these coding sequences:
- a CDS encoding ATP-binding protein gives MIRSKVEPLSIVRLLLLVATFVVMFASSPAVADSAEKIVKVGWYHSDMFQEGMSDDEPKRGYAYEYLLKIADYSGWQFSYEYGQWVDLLEKLENGDIDVLAGVSYTKERSSKMLFPIHAMGTDRYYLYQHDKKRTMDVSDITTFIGKKIGCINNNRMTTHLIQWAEENQASLDYIYYDGFRGRDEDFTNGKLDGIVATDNNINTTVGYSPVAKVGEEPFYLAVAKKRKDLLTDLNRSLEILQEMNPYFLQSLQYKSYGATMANSQLSEEELQWVSTHDTLRIGYLGDYLPYSKSDKDGNAYGLITEVMDAALDHLKLRDSLVVSYQSFYSFQPMIDALTENQIDAIFPIGGQIWDIDRSGMNTTTAVVSTGLDLVYQGNLSQEKIKLFAINKNNELQEKFVKRNYPDAEILYKNSIEDALYAVKNENAVTIINGLRVNLIRSNSEFNNLSLMQLNASGNSYLGVKKGNVGLLLLLNRGLKLTGRDFGINTAYKYMDEFYNVTFIDFVKSRIISIGSIFLGIMLLIIILLNRNIYHTKKDALEKERLNKKLEFSRKQAEEANNAKTTFLFNMSHDIRTPMNAIIGFTDLLQKYQEDPEKRNNYLKKIQDSSTTLLSIINNVLEMARIEKGAEKIEENAWSTEQFNDTLFSVFQEMMKNKGIKFTRTIEVQHHNVLCDTIKMREIFLNILSNAYKYTTYGGSVHMNLKELPYNTEGWCLYQTTITDTGCGMSKEFLPHVFEEFARENTSIGNRIEGSGLGMSIVKRLVDLMNGTIEVHSEKGIGTTFIVTVPHKIAREEDLLVHANKKFSQESFKGYRVLLAEDNDLNAEITTTLLTEVGFAVDRAVDGHCCAELLSKASDNYYNIILMDIQMPKINGYEATRIIRSLSDTKKATIPIIALTANAFEEDKRAAFMAGMNGHLSKPINVKMLLQELTRILGNQN, from the coding sequence ATGATTCGTAGTAAAGTTGAGCCCCTGTCTATTGTAAGACTCTTATTACTCGTGGCAACATTCGTCGTGATGTTCGCCAGTAGCCCGGCCGTCGCCGATTCCGCGGAAAAAATCGTCAAGGTCGGCTGGTACCATAGCGATATGTTCCAAGAGGGAATGAGCGACGATGAGCCCAAAAGAGGTTACGCCTACGAATACCTTCTAAAAATCGCAGACTACAGCGGTTGGCAGTTCTCTTACGAGTACGGCCAATGGGTCGACCTATTAGAAAAACTTGAAAACGGCGACATCGACGTCCTTGCCGGAGTTTCGTACACCAAGGAACGTAGCTCCAAGATGCTGTTTCCCATTCATGCCATGGGAACCGACAGATACTACCTGTATCAGCACGACAAAAAGCGGACCATGGACGTTTCCGACATCACGACCTTTATCGGGAAAAAAATCGGTTGTATCAACAACAACCGCATGACCACGCACCTGATCCAATGGGCCGAAGAAAACCAGGCAAGCCTAGACTACATCTACTATGACGGATTCCGCGGACGAGACGAAGATTTCACCAACGGTAAACTAGACGGCATTGTCGCAACAGACAACAACATCAACACCACCGTTGGTTACTCGCCCGTAGCCAAAGTGGGTGAAGAACCATTCTACCTGGCCGTTGCCAAGAAGCGCAAGGACCTCTTGACCGACTTAAATCGATCTCTTGAAATTTTGCAAGAGATGAACCCCTATTTTCTTCAAAGTCTACAGTACAAAAGCTATGGGGCCACCATGGCCAATAGCCAACTTTCTGAAGAAGAGTTGCAGTGGGTTTCTACCCATGACACACTGCGCATCGGATATCTAGGAGACTACCTCCCCTACAGCAAGAGCGATAAGGACGGAAACGCCTACGGGCTGATCACCGAAGTTATGGACGCCGCTCTCGACCATCTAAAACTAAGGGATTCGCTCGTCGTATCCTACCAGTCGTTCTACAGTTTCCAGCCAATGATCGACGCACTGACCGAAAATCAAATTGACGCAATTTTCCCCATCGGAGGGCAAATCTGGGATATTGACAGAAGTGGAATGAACACTACCACCGCAGTGGTTTCAACAGGGTTAGACCTTGTCTACCAGGGTAACTTAAGTCAAGAAAAGATCAAACTTTTTGCAATCAACAAGAACAACGAACTGCAAGAAAAATTCGTCAAGAGAAACTACCCCGACGCAGAAATTCTTTACAAGAATTCAATCGAAGATGCTCTTTATGCAGTCAAGAACGAAAACGCGGTCACCATCATCAACGGCCTTCGCGTAAATTTGATTCGCAGCAACAGCGAATTCAACAACCTCTCATTGATGCAATTGAACGCCTCCGGCAACAGCTACCTGGGCGTCAAGAAGGGGAATGTGGGCCTGCTCCTCCTACTGAACCGAGGTCTAAAGTTGACCGGCCGAGATTTTGGCATCAATACAGCCTACAAATACATGGACGAATTCTACAACGTCACATTCATTGATTTTGTAAAAAGCCGCATTATTTCCATCGGTTCAATTTTCCTTGGAATTATGTTGCTCATCATAATTCTTCTTAACAGAAACATCTACCACACCAAAAAAGATGCACTTGAAAAAGAAAGGCTGAACAAAAAACTGGAATTTTCTCGCAAACAGGCAGAAGAAGCGAATAACGCCAAAACAACGTTCCTGTTCAACATGAGCCATGACATTCGAACCCCCATGAATGCCATCATAGGCTTCACAGACCTTCTGCAAAAATACCAGGAAGATCCAGAGAAACGAAACAATTACCTCAAGAAAATCCAAGACTCCAGTACAACACTCCTGTCCATCATTAACAACGTGTTGGAAATGGCTCGCATTGAAAAGGGCGCCGAAAAAATTGAAGAAAACGCCTGGAGTACGGAACAGTTTAACGACACCTTATTTTCCGTTTTTCAGGAAATGATGAAGAACAAGGGAATCAAGTTCACCCGAACCATAGAAGTCCAGCACCACAACGTGTTGTGTGACACTATCAAAATGCGTGAAATATTCCTGAACATTCTTTCCAACGCCTACAAATACACCACCTACGGTGGCAGTGTCCATATGAACTTGAAGGAACTGCCCTACAATACCGAGGGATGGTGTCTCTATCAAACCACAATTACCGACACCGGTTGTGGTATGTCCAAGGAATTCCTCCCCCATGTATTTGAAGAATTCGCTCGAGAAAATACCTCTATCGGAAATAGGATTGAAGGTTCTGGTCTTGGCATGTCAATCGTCAAGAGACTTGTGGATCTGATGAACGGAACCATAGAAGTCCATAGCGAAAAGGGAATCGGAACCACATTCATTGTTACGGTTCCCCACAAGATTGCACGCGAAGAGGATTTGCTAGTTCATGCAAATAAAAAATTCAGTCAGGAATCCTTCAAGGGTTATAGAGTTCTTCTGGCCGAAGACAACGATCTAAATGCAGAAATCACCACAACACTTCTGACGGAGGTGGGATTCGCTGTAGATCGCGCCGTAGACGGGCATTGTTGTGCAGAACTGTTAAGCAAGGCAAGCGACAATTACTACAACATAATCCTTATGGACATCCAGATGCCCAAAATTAACGGTTATGAAGCAACTCGCATTATCCGCAGTCTGAGCGACACCAAGAAAGCGACAATTCCAATTATTGCTCTCACAGCTAACGCATTCGAAGAAGATAAACGAGCCGCATTTATGGCAGGCATGAACGGCCACCTATCCAAGCCAATCAATGTCAAAATGCTCTTGCAGGAACTTACGAGAATTCTCGGTAACCAAAACTAG
- a CDS encoding response regulator has translation MTQPSNKNSRSDKIHVYLPLVFICVVLESIFIISTYFSVEKQIKTEAKAHAEEIVASIQSELNKSFETTKLLIDLHKVYGDVFLKDFNEICLELTRDNLAIGSMYFAPKGIIKYAFPDEVDSATANFNMLEDPVQGLKSQKALEDRKATIAGPHNLIEGGEGFILRNPAFINEEFIGFSIVVLDKGLLLNQISNNLHFSNYNFAVWKEPDSTAVLDKNGFILTNFNNGKIGKDVQLSFDILNDTWHITLEPIGGWNTLKAMRGSLLTSFLILATLLFLLYMHSLAAVRKRELQMQIFANKAKSSFLFSMSHDIRTPMNAIIGFANLMQKNLGNPEKIADYLNKLQASSKFLLSLINNVLEMARIESGKMTLEEDIIYVKNFQNVTDAVFTDLAHEKGLDFRNDSNLINDYVIGDEMKIRELVLNIVSNAIKYTPSGGFVHLSLTESKCDRPGYTMYTAIAEDSGIGINKDYLPHIFEEFSREKNSTESKISGSGLGMPIVKRLIDLMNGTIDIQSKVGKGTKITIVLYLRLPTAEQIYAAKQVNENANGKVHEESTSESKSFQGKRILLVEDNDLNAEIAEALLEELGFTIERAADGQSCIKMIEAQDYNYYDIVLMDIQMPIMDGYEATRHIRQFKNKNKRKIPIVAMTANAFDEDRQKALNIGMNGHVAKPINTADLVKALTNALSDRQ, from the coding sequence ATGACACAACCATCTAACAAAAATTCAAGATCCGACAAGATTCATGTTTATCTGCCCCTAGTTTTCATTTGCGTTGTACTGGAATCGATATTCATCATTTCCACCTATTTCTCCGTAGAAAAACAAATCAAGACAGAAGCCAAGGCCCACGCAGAAGAGATTGTGGCCAGCATCCAGAGCGAGCTCAACAAGAGTTTTGAAACGACCAAGTTGTTGATTGACCTCCACAAAGTTTATGGGGACGTATTCCTTAAAGACTTTAACGAAATCTGCCTAGAACTGACCCGCGACAATCTGGCCATCGGTAGCATGTACTTTGCACCCAAGGGAATCATCAAGTATGCATTCCCCGACGAAGTGGATTCTGCTACGGCGAATTTCAATATGTTAGAAGATCCCGTTCAGGGATTAAAGTCACAAAAAGCCCTAGAAGACCGCAAGGCAACCATTGCCGGCCCCCACAACCTGATAGAAGGCGGCGAAGGCTTTATCCTACGAAATCCTGCCTTTATCAACGAAGAATTCATTGGATTTTCCATTGTCGTTCTGGACAAAGGTTTACTTCTGAACCAGATATCGAACAATCTCCATTTTTCTAATTACAATTTTGCCGTATGGAAGGAACCGGACTCCACTGCAGTTCTAGATAAAAATGGATTTATCCTGACCAATTTCAACAACGGAAAGATTGGTAAGGATGTTCAGCTATCATTTGACATTCTTAACGATACCTGGCACATTACCTTGGAACCTATAGGTGGTTGGAACACCCTAAAGGCAATGAGGGGATCCCTTCTCACATCGTTCCTGATTTTAGCAACACTACTTTTCCTGTTATACATGCATTCCCTTGCAGCAGTCCGCAAAAGAGAACTGCAGATGCAGATTTTTGCTAACAAGGCAAAAAGCAGTTTCCTCTTTAGCATGAGCCACGACATTCGTACACCCATGAACGCCATCATCGGCTTTGCCAACCTGATGCAAAAGAATTTAGGCAATCCAGAAAAAATCGCAGACTATCTAAACAAGCTTCAGGCCTCCAGCAAATTTCTCCTTTCCCTAATCAACAATGTTCTTGAAATGGCCCGCATCGAAAGCGGTAAGATGACTCTTGAAGAAGACATCATCTATGTAAAGAATTTCCAGAATGTTACCGATGCCGTATTCACCGATCTCGCACACGAAAAAGGGCTGGATTTTCGCAACGATTCTAACCTGATCAACGATTACGTCATCGGCGACGAAATGAAGATTAGGGAACTAGTGTTAAATATCGTAAGCAACGCCATCAAGTACACCCCTTCTGGCGGCTTTGTTCACCTATCCCTGACAGAATCTAAATGCGATCGACCCGGCTACACCATGTATACAGCCATCGCAGAAGATTCAGGCATCGGCATCAACAAGGATTACCTCCCCCACATCTTCGAGGAATTCTCTCGAGAAAAAAATTCCACGGAGAGCAAGATTAGCGGAAGTGGTCTTGGCATGCCCATTGTCAAGCGCCTGATCGATTTAATGAACGGCACCATAGACATTCAGAGTAAAGTCGGCAAAGGAACGAAGATAACCATCGTTCTTTACCTGCGTCTCCCCACGGCCGAACAAATTTACGCCGCAAAACAGGTAAACGAGAACGCCAACGGGAAAGTCCACGAAGAATCAACCTCGGAATCCAAATCCTTCCAGGGGAAGCGAATTCTCCTCGTAGAAGATAACGACCTAAACGCAGAAATTGCAGAAGCACTCCTTGAAGAACTAGGATTCACCATAGAACGAGCAGCCGACGGGCAATCCTGTATCAAGATGATAGAGGCCCAGGATTACAATTATTATGACATAGTTCTCATGGACATTCAAATGCCGATTATGGATGGGTATGAAGCCACTCGACATATTAGGCAATTCAAGAATAAAAACAAGCGAAAAATTCCCATTGTGGCCATGACAGCAAACGCCTTTGACGAAGATCGTCAGAAAGCACTGAATATCGGTATGAATGGGCATGTCGCAAAACCAATCAACACCGCTGATTTGGTAAAGGCATTGACCAACGCACTTTCGGACAGGCAATAA
- a CDS encoding YihY/virulence factor BrkB family protein has product MPEWFKNFSWERIFDALAAVSPTPIKIAVIAGKSFLYFHGLTRAAALTYTSFLAVVPMLILLTSITISAGFGSFFSDYLPHLFDILDLDWPTEPLVAIVQNAEHVPIGRLGFIGALGLFVTFILSFGSLESNFNVVWENKTSRPLHKQIRIAIPLLLVYAGIIGIYAGLVNQLQEALSLIVVDGLHFPPSVIKTLINAFWFSSFQFAVILMIFMVLYALPARPAEKRSYTKKQLILTSIGVSLLAWICIIAYVKILVLIQTALVTRMSIFYGSLAFIPLVLFLVFGIWIIILCGNSLVWTICNWPEAANRTWNWDGITAEGHGLTTEDRL; this is encoded by the coding sequence ATGCCCGAATGGTTTAAAAATTTTTCCTGGGAACGAATATTCGACGCATTGGCCGCCGTTTCTCCGACCCCTATAAAGATTGCAGTAATCGCTGGCAAGTCTTTCCTGTATTTCCATGGTCTTACCCGTGCAGCAGCCTTGACCTACACCAGTTTCTTGGCTGTGGTCCCCATGCTGATCCTGCTGACTTCCATAACTATTTCTGCCGGCTTTGGTAGTTTCTTCTCTGATTACCTCCCCCACCTCTTTGACATTCTTGATTTGGACTGGCCCACAGAACCCCTGGTAGCCATCGTGCAGAATGCAGAACACGTACCTATCGGTCGACTGGGCTTCATCGGCGCATTGGGTCTTTTCGTCACCTTCATTCTGTCTTTCGGAAGTCTGGAATCCAATTTCAACGTCGTTTGGGAAAACAAGACTTCTCGCCCCCTCCACAAGCAGATCCGTATCGCCATCCCCCTGTTGCTGGTATATGCAGGCATCATCGGCATTTACGCAGGTCTTGTAAACCAGCTGCAGGAAGCCCTTTCCCTGATCGTGGTAGATGGTTTGCATTTCCCGCCCTCTGTCATCAAGACCCTCATTAATGCATTCTGGTTCTCTTCTTTCCAGTTTGCTGTAATCTTGATGATTTTCATGGTATTGTACGCCTTGCCGGCCCGGCCCGCAGAAAAGCGATCCTACACCAAGAAGCAACTGATATTGACCTCTATCGGAGTATCCCTGCTGGCCTGGATCTGCATTATCGCCTATGTGAAGATTTTGGTGCTCATCCAGACCGCACTGGTCACAAGAATGTCTATTTTCTATGGGTCCTTAGCTTTTATTCCCCTGGTGCTTTTCCTCGTTTTCGGAATCTGGATTATCATCTTGTGCGGCAACAGTCTGGTATGGACCATTTGCAACTGGCCCGAAGCCGCAAACCGTACCTGGAACTGGGATGGAATTACAGCCGAAGGGCACGGACTTACAACGGAGGATCGTCTATGA
- a CDS encoding ABC transporter, which produces MDVQFPLGKITVVCGPSGCGKSTLVLDTLHGESKRRYLETLSPYAAEMLGGRKVIPLDSADGLPASLAIGPSHGEASAKSYALSISECDSSLRTLFAAFAKPACPVCGKPMESTSREDIIRQVASLPEGTKLQFFARIDTGASEDASGRKRSGQSLDKLSAAFLAQGFTRAVADDQVISLADLTDDQRAICPSEFFIVVDRIIVRSNTRTRIAEAVDGVLKLTHTEVTLDENGNRRVFSTVPSCKEHGAADFHALDASDFSPYCRSSVCPTCGGTGTCEKDGNIEDCTECKGLRLKKGLLNATVQGTRWSDLLTTPFTNLEEKIHAVFDGPIQESRQATLSRLTASLSERIQAINELGIGYLTPGRAGTTLSGGEIQRLRLASLSTGHLNNLLIALDEPASGLHKNDVEALWNVLKKVQARGNTLVLIEHNPAIIEKADWIIEMGPGAGEKGGEVLHMGSAAEILNNPVSPTGNWIKYLKGTRRETERHSEPKAIYETRDFSPLVELGSKEQNPGASILVRDFALFDMKSVSADFPLKKFSVITGQSGSGKSTLMFKNLAPRAEAGEFAPLGIDALSILSTGDFHGNRRSTVLSATNMSNLLRDLFAKMPESKVRGYNAAKFATHAAGGRCENCKGEGVILDPSGYEENECPVCLGRRFKDEVLDIRFKSKSIADILDMEIGNAYKLFYDMKPFADKLKPLVDTGLDYIRLGQSTAHISGGERARLRLSIALARAKAPNTLFLFDEPARGLHQVDINHLLELIRGLTEAGHTIVAIEHAQDFVNAADYVVELSR; this is translated from the coding sequence GTGGATGTCCAATTCCCCTTGGGGAAGATTACGGTTGTCTGCGGACCTTCGGGGTGTGGAAAGTCGACCCTGGTCCTTGATACATTACACGGAGAATCCAAGCGCAGGTATCTAGAAACCCTATCGCCCTACGCAGCCGAAATGCTGGGCGGTCGTAAGGTTATACCCCTTGACAGTGCTGACGGTCTGCCCGCTAGCCTTGCCATTGGCCCAAGCCACGGAGAAGCCAGCGCCAAGTCCTACGCCTTAAGCATTTCTGAATGCGACAGCAGTTTGCGAACTCTATTCGCAGCTTTCGCCAAACCGGCCTGCCCTGTTTGCGGCAAGCCCATGGAAAGCACTAGCCGCGAAGACATTATCCGCCAGGTTGCGAGCCTTCCCGAAGGAACCAAACTGCAATTTTTCGCCCGAATCGACACCGGTGCAAGTGAGGACGCCTCCGGTCGCAAACGTAGCGGCCAATCGCTAGACAAACTTTCAGCCGCTTTCCTGGCCCAGGGTTTTACCCGTGCCGTTGCTGACGACCAAGTCATTTCTCTAGCAGACCTAACAGACGATCAACGAGCAATCTGCCCCAGTGAATTCTTTATCGTTGTGGACAGAATCATAGTCCGTTCCAACACCCGCACGAGAATTGCCGAAGCCGTTGACGGAGTCCTTAAGCTAACTCACACCGAAGTTACACTAGATGAAAACGGCAATCGCCGAGTATTTAGCACAGTCCCCAGCTGTAAGGAACACGGTGCTGCGGACTTTCACGCCTTGGACGCCTCGGACTTCTCCCCCTACTGCAGAAGTTCCGTCTGCCCCACCTGTGGTGGAACCGGCACCTGCGAAAAAGACGGCAACATCGAAGATTGCACGGAATGTAAAGGTCTCCGTCTCAAGAAAGGTCTGCTCAACGCCACAGTTCAGGGAACCCGCTGGAGCGACTTGCTGACGACACCCTTCACAAACCTGGAAGAAAAAATCCACGCGGTTTTTGACGGTCCCATACAAGAAAGTAGGCAGGCAACTTTGTCCCGTCTTACGGCATCCCTGTCCGAACGAATTCAGGCCATCAACGAACTTGGCATCGGTTACTTGACTCCGGGCCGCGCAGGCACCACCCTTTCCGGAGGCGAAATCCAGCGTCTCCGTTTGGCAAGCCTTTCTACAGGTCATTTAAACAATTTGCTGATTGCGCTAGATGAACCGGCAAGTGGTCTCCACAAAAACGACGTGGAAGCCCTCTGGAACGTCCTTAAAAAAGTGCAGGCCCGCGGGAATACTCTAGTCCTTATAGAACACAATCCAGCCATTATCGAGAAAGCTGACTGGATAATAGAAATGGGACCGGGCGCAGGAGAAAAAGGCGGAGAAGTGCTGCACATGGGATCCGCCGCAGAGATTTTGAACAACCCCGTCTCCCCCACCGGAAACTGGATTAAGTATTTGAAAGGCACGAGGCGCGAGACTGAACGTCATTCTGAGCCGAAGGCGATATATGAAACTAGGGACTTTAGTCCCCTAGTTGAATTAGGTTCGAAGGAGCAGAATCCAGGAGCATCCATTCTCGTTCGCGATTTTGCCCTCTTCGATATGAAATCCGTTTCGGCAGATTTCCCTTTAAAGAAGTTCAGCGTGATCACAGGCCAGAGCGGTAGCGGTAAGTCTACCCTCATGTTCAAGAATCTGGCACCTCGCGCAGAAGCCGGCGAATTCGCCCCCTTGGGAATCGATGCCCTATCCATACTTTCTACAGGCGATTTTCATGGAAACCGTCGCAGTACGGTATTAAGCGCCACCAACATGAGCAACCTTTTGCGGGACCTTTTCGCAAAAATGCCCGAAAGCAAAGTCCGTGGTTACAACGCCGCCAAATTCGCCACCCACGCTGCTGGCGGACGCTGCGAAAACTGCAAGGGAGAAGGCGTCATCCTGGACCCCTCCGGCTATGAAGAAAACGAATGCCCCGTTTGTCTGGGCAGACGTTTCAAGGATGAAGTCCTAGACATCCGTTTCAAGAGCAAATCCATCGCCGACATTCTGGATATGGAAATCGGGAACGCCTACAAGCTTTTCTACGACATGAAGCCTTTCGCCGATAAGTTGAAACCTCTTGTAGACACAGGCCTCGACTACATCCGTCTGGGGCAAAGCACGGCCCACATTTCCGGTGGCGAACGAGCCCGTTTACGTTTGTCTATCGCCCTGGCCAGAGCCAAGGCTCCCAACACATTATTCTTGTTCGATGAGCCCGCACGCGGCCTCCATCAGGTCGATATCAATCACCTGCTAGAGCTGATCCGCGGCCTCACGGAAGCGGGCCACACCATAGTGGCCATCGAACACGCCCAGGATTTTGTAAACGCCGCCGACTACGTGGTGGAATTAAGCAGATAG
- a CDS encoding fibrobacter succinogenes major paralogous domain-containing protein, with protein sequence MKNMKPNFGFSAIAVGAFAMALGLAACGDGESSNGPANDDDSSSSSVILSSSSSVILSSSSSVILSDSEGSSSSVASSSSAKNSSSVKAAWAYLNPNIDYGEFTDERDGQVYKTVTIGTQTWMAENLNYAYTGVKFNYEGYTSDSTSWCYENKASNCDKYGRLYTWSAVMDSAAQFNVNAGTKCGYGKTCTPNSPHRGICPEGWHVPNDAEWNTLWTVVGGTRIAAAKLKSTSGWYHKGNGTDSFGFTVLPAGLRGIDDGDFMREEDIADFWSSGEYKSYSAYSWTFHCDYGDVARIRVDKYEGYSVRCLRDSDEGVGASSSSSQAKPTNSSSSVKYGSLNDSRDGRTYKTVSIGTQTWMAENLNYNTNKSYCYESETRNCSKYGRLYEWSAAMDACPTGWHLPSYTEWDTLWTAVGGISSAGRSLKSTSGWFSGGNGTDSFDFAVLPAGYRGDDEHSYDEGESTIFWSSTELYRNYAYGWFFNYNIDDVPDAWLNKLNSGAYVRCLRDSSEGSETSSSSSVEYGSLTDSRDGQNYKTITIGTQTWMAENLNYNPGDVSSMGSYAWSGCYGDGGYDYSSNKNLTAEEIAANCTTYGRLYTWEVAMDEAACTYGKTCGVSLNPTTPVRGVCPQGWHLPSYREFETLINYIDPSFGYGHASNVSSSTAGEFLKSKSGWKFGGNGTDTYGFSALPGGGREIAGEFDYIGYDANFWSSGEDYSNNAFFLDLDSAEESAILNYSNKNFAKSVRCLQD encoded by the coding sequence ATGAAAAATATGAAGCCGAATTTTGGATTTAGTGCGATTGCAGTTGGTGCTTTTGCCATGGCTTTGGGTCTTGCCGCCTGTGGCGACGGCGAATCTTCAAACGGACCGGCTAATGATGACGACTCTTCTTCCTCCAGTGTCATCCTGAGCTCCTCCTCTAGTGTCATCCTGAGCTCCTCCTCTAGTGTCATCCTGAGCGATAGCGAAGGATCCAGCAGCTCTGTTGCAAGTTCGTCAAGCGCTAAGAACAGTAGCAGTGTCAAAGCTGCTTGGGCATACTTGAATCCAAACATTGACTACGGCGAGTTTACTGATGAACGCGACGGTCAAGTTTACAAGACAGTCACCATCGGCACCCAGACCTGGATGGCCGAAAACCTGAACTACGCATACACTGGCGTGAAGTTCAACTACGAAGGTTACACTTCCGATTCCACCAGCTGGTGCTACGAAAACAAGGCTTCCAACTGCGACAAGTACGGTCGCCTTTATACCTGGAGTGCCGTGATGGATAGTGCTGCCCAGTTTAATGTAAATGCAGGAACCAAGTGTGGCTATGGCAAGACCTGCACCCCCAACAGCCCCCACCGCGGTATTTGTCCCGAAGGCTGGCATGTGCCCAACGATGCTGAATGGAATACTCTGTGGACTGTGGTAGGTGGAACCAGGATTGCCGCAGCAAAACTAAAATCTACCAGCGGCTGGTACCATAAAGGTAACGGTACTGATTCCTTCGGTTTCACTGTTCTTCCGGCAGGCCTCCGCGGCATCGATGATGGCGATTTCATGAGAGAGGAAGACATCGCTGACTTCTGGAGTTCTGGTGAGTACAAGAGCTACTCCGCGTACTCTTGGACATTCCACTGCGACTACGGCGACGTGGCCCGTATCCGCGTCGATAAGTACGAAGGTTATTCCGTACGTTGTCTCAGGGATTCCGACGAGGGGGTCGGAGCCTCCTCGTCGAGCTCGCAGGCGAAGCCGACGAACTCTTCCTCCAGCGTCAAATATGGTTCGTTAAACGATTCTCGCGACGGTCGAACTTACAAGACCGTTTCCATCGGTACACAGACCTGGATGGCGGAGAACTTGAACTACAATACAAACAAAAGTTACTGCTATGAAAGTGAAACAAGAAATTGTTCTAAGTATGGCCGTTTATATGAATGGTCTGCTGCTATGGATGCTTGCCCTACAGGTTGGCACTTACCAAGTTACACGGAATGGGATACTCTGTGGACTGCCGTAGGTGGAATCAGTTCTGCCGGTAGGTCACTGAAATCTACCAGTGGTTGGTTTAGTGGTGGCAATGGTACCGATTCCTTCGACTTCGCGGTTCTGCCGGCAGGCTATCGCGGCGATGATGAACATTCCTACGACGAAGGCGAAAGCACAATCTTCTGGAGTTCTACTGAACTCTATAGAAACTATGCGTACGGTTGGTTCTTCAACTACAACATCGACGACGTGCCCGACGCATGGCTCAATAAGCTGAACTCCGGTGCTTACGTTCGTTGTCTCAGGGACTCTAGCGAGGGGAGCGAAACTTCCTCTTCCTCCAGCGTTGAATATGGATCGTTAACTGATTCTCGCGACGGTCAAAATTACAAGACAATAACCATCGGAACCCAGACCTGGATGGCGGAGAACTTGAACTATAACCCGGGCGATGTCTCTAGTATGGGCTCCTACGCATGGAGCGGCTGTTACGGTGACGGAGGCTACGATTATTCCAGTAATAAAAATTTGACTGCTGAAGAAATTGCTGCAAATTGTACAACATACGGTCGTCTGTATACTTGGGAAGTTGCCATGGATGAAGCTGCCTGTACTTATGGCAAAACCTGCGGAGTTTCCCTTAATCCAACAACTCCGGTTCGCGGTGTTTGCCCCCAGGGCTGGCACTTGCCGAGCTATAGGGAATTTGAAACATTGATCAATTACATTGATCCGTCATTCGGATATGGACATGCCAGTAACGTCAGTTCATCTACTGCGGGCGAGTTCTTGAAGTCCAAGTCCGGTTGGAAATTTGGAGGCAACGGAACGGATACCTATGGTTTCTCTGCGCTCCCCGGTGGCGGCAGAGAAATCGCCGGTGAATTCGACTATATCGGTTACGACGCTAACTTCTGGTCGTCGGGTGAGGACTATAGTAACAACGCCTTCTTCTTGGACCTGGACTCCGCTGAGGAGAGTGCGATACTCAACTACAGCAACAAGAACTTCGCAAAGTCGGTTCGTTGTCTCCAAGACTAG